DNA sequence from the Asticcacaulis sp. AND118 genome:
CTCCGGTCCCGGCGCGAATCCCTTGGGTCCCTTGCCGGGCTCGCCTTCCGGCCCGCAATGCGGCGGACGGAAGGCCGCCAACTCAGCCGGGCTGATCTGCCCATCCTTGTTGGCGTCGATGGCTTCGAATGGTGGCGGCCCTATAAGCAGCGCTTCTGGCGGCGGCGCTTCCGGCGCACCGCTTCCCTGAGCCAGCACCGGCAGCCCGGCCACCGCCAGAATACCGCCCCCCAACAGCAGTCCCGGCAACAAAATTCTGTGTCGTATCATGGTCGTCTCCGCAATCTGGATGCCTGCATACTGCGCGCCTATCGTGTCCCCATGATTTCACGGCCATATTGAATTTTGTCCGAAATGTGTCTTCACTCTGAAAATTGTGTCTTTTGCGACATTCTGCGACCCACAATGCCCGTCATAGTCCGGAACACCCTCCCCTTAACCCAGCCCGGTTCCTCATGCCGCTCGACACCGCCCCTACCCAGCCCCGCCAGCATATCCTCGTCGTCGATGACGATTTCGACCTTCGCGAACTGATTTCCGGCTTTCTCAGCCTGAACGGTTTCGAAGTCCACACCGCCGCCAGCGGCCGCGACAT
Encoded proteins:
- a CDS encoding EF-hand domain-containing protein, with protein sequence MIRHRILLPGLLLGGGILAVAGLPVLAQGSGAPEAPPPEALLIGPPPFEAIDANKDGQISPAELAAFRPPHCGPEGEPGKGPKGFAPGPEALDADKDGRLSWAEFSAPMKAHFDEIDANKNGYIDADEAPKGRVMPHPDRLKGTPGKPAAEKDVLIFRHGPCAPEKAPEKP